A genomic region of Mitsuaria sp. 7 contains the following coding sequences:
- a CDS encoding DNA-binding protein has product MDALITAAARFLAAGDALSALQRVALRDDAPALALRGIAMAQLGEHPRARELLRQAAKAFGPKEAVARARSIVAEAEVALAMRDLGDPTRPLLQAAATLDAHDDRANALQARLIAARRLILLGRLDEAAEALPTQDVDDAPPMLGAMVGLASAELAMRALRSGDARIAIERALVAAQRSGVAALMAEANDLRASLDHPAARRVDGGQVRPLRLDDVEALLASSLLVVDACRRAIRGAGLHVDLARRPVLFALARVLAESWPGDADRATLILRAFRTRYADETHRARLRVELGRLRALIDPVARIEATHKGFALRVADEHAVTLLVPPMEGETASLLALLADGAAWSTSALAMALVASQRTVQRALAELEAAGRVRAIGQARAKRWLAPPMTGIATILLLPAQPPAG; this is encoded by the coding sequence ATGGACGCCCTGATCACCGCCGCCGCCCGCTTCCTCGCCGCCGGGGATGCGTTGAGCGCGCTGCAGCGGGTGGCCCTGCGCGACGATGCGCCGGCGCTCGCGCTGCGCGGCATCGCGATGGCGCAGCTCGGCGAACACCCACGCGCCCGCGAGCTCCTGCGGCAGGCGGCCAAGGCCTTTGGTCCGAAGGAAGCCGTCGCGCGCGCACGCAGCATCGTGGCCGAGGCGGAGGTCGCGCTGGCGATGCGCGACCTCGGCGATCCGACGCGCCCGCTGCTGCAGGCCGCCGCGACGCTCGACGCCCACGACGACCGCGCGAACGCCTTGCAGGCCCGGCTGATCGCCGCGCGTCGCCTGATCCTGCTCGGTCGCCTCGATGAGGCGGCCGAGGCACTCCCCACGCAGGACGTTGACGACGCGCCGCCCATGCTCGGCGCGATGGTCGGCCTGGCTTCGGCGGAACTCGCGATGCGTGCGCTGCGAAGCGGCGATGCGCGGATCGCCATCGAGCGCGCGCTCGTCGCCGCACAACGCTCCGGCGTTGCGGCGCTGATGGCGGAAGCGAACGACCTGCGCGCCTCGCTCGATCACCCGGCGGCTCGTCGCGTCGACGGCGGACAGGTGCGTCCGCTGCGACTCGATGACGTCGAAGCCTTGCTCGCCTCGTCGCTGCTGGTGGTGGATGCGTGCCGGCGCGCGATCCGCGGCGCGGGGCTGCACGTCGACCTCGCGCGACGGCCCGTGCTGTTCGCACTCGCACGCGTGCTGGCCGAGTCCTGGCCCGGCGACGCGGACCGGGCGACGCTCATCCTCAGGGCCTTCCGGACCCGCTACGCCGATGAGACCCACCGCGCACGACTGCGCGTCGAGCTCGGCCGCCTCCGCGCGTTGATCGACCCCGTCGCGCGCATCGAGGCGACGCACAAGGGCTTCGCGCTGCGCGTCGCGGACGAGCACGCGGTCACGCTGCTCGTGCCGCCGATGGAAGGCGAGACCGCCTCGCTGCTGGCGCTGTTGGCGGACGGCGCGGCCTGGTCGACGTCGGCGCTGGCGATGGCGCTGGTCGCGAGCCAGCGCACGGTGCAGCGAGCCCTTGCGGAACTCGAAGCCGCAGGCCGGGTGCGCGCGATCGGTCAGGCGCGGGCGAAGCGCTGGCTGGCCCCGCCCATGACGGGAATCGCGACGATCTTGTTACTCCCCGCTCAGCCGCCTGCTGGATAG
- a CDS encoding DUF5074 domain-containing protein translates to MASNAHLPAAHAAEVVREFGPYPGAPAVHGVSHDGDRIWAATALGLLAIDPASGEVQRTLPCAADAGTAFDGRHLYQIADSQIQKIDPQSGRVVGTIPAPSGQGSDSGLTWAEGSLWVGQYRDRKIVQIDPETGAVRRTIESNRFVTGVTWVDGELWHGTWEGDESELRRVDPTDGAVIERLAMPANVGVSGLESDGAGLFYCGGGGSGKVRAVRRPGRA, encoded by the coding sequence ATGGCGTCCAACGCGCACCTGCCCGCGGCCCATGCGGCCGAGGTCGTCCGCGAGTTCGGCCCCTACCCTGGCGCGCCCGCCGTGCATGGCGTGAGCCACGATGGCGACCGCATCTGGGCCGCCACGGCACTGGGCCTGCTGGCGATCGATCCGGCCAGCGGCGAGGTGCAGCGCACCCTGCCCTGCGCAGCGGACGCCGGCACCGCCTTCGACGGCCGACACCTCTACCAGATCGCCGACTCGCAGATCCAGAAGATCGATCCGCAGAGCGGGCGCGTGGTCGGGACCATCCCCGCGCCGTCGGGTCAGGGCAGCGATTCGGGGCTGACCTGGGCGGAGGGGAGTCTGTGGGTCGGCCAGTACCGCGACCGCAAGATCGTGCAGATCGATCCCGAGACCGGCGCCGTGCGCCGGACCATCGAGTCCAACCGTTTCGTCACCGGCGTCACGTGGGTGGACGGCGAGCTCTGGCACGGCACCTGGGAAGGCGATGAGAGCGAGCTGCGCCGCGTCGACCCGACGGACGGTGCCGTGATCGAGCGCCTGGCGATGCCGGCGAATGTCGGCGTCAGCGGCCTGGAGTCGGACGGCGCGGGGCTCTTCTATTGCGGTGGCGGCGGCAGCGGCAAGGTGCGAGCAGTGCGGCGACCTGGGCGCGCTTGA
- a CDS encoding CAP domain-containing protein yields the protein MDVPSNKPAHRQFPTSMIVAALLALGLGACGGGGSDASTPDPVTTPTNPTNPTNPGPTDPPLVAGTCDLPNFKQDLLTRINALRASGASCGTSGNFPAVAPVVWNDKLTAASDGHALDMATKNYFSHDSQDGRSFSTRITNAGYTWAAAGENIAAGQQTVESVMNSWRNSAGHCANLMSANFVDVGVACRPAASASNTYSKYWVMDLGKSAR from the coding sequence ATGGACGTCCCTTCCAACAAGCCGGCCCACCGGCAGTTCCCCACTTCGATGATCGTCGCCGCCCTTCTGGCGTTGGGTCTGGGTGCGTGCGGCGGCGGGGGCAGCGATGCGTCCACGCCCGACCCGGTCACGACGCCCACCAACCCGACCAATCCCACCAACCCCGGGCCCACGGATCCTCCTCTCGTCGCCGGGACCTGCGACCTGCCCAACTTCAAGCAGGACCTGCTCACCCGCATCAACGCGCTGCGCGCGTCGGGGGCGAGCTGCGGGACCTCGGGGAACTTCCCGGCCGTGGCGCCGGTGGTCTGGAACGACAAGCTGACAGCGGCCTCGGACGGCCACGCGCTGGACATGGCGACGAAGAACTACTTCAGCCACGACAGCCAGGACGGACGCAGCTTCTCCACCCGCATCACCAACGCGGGCTACACCTGGGCTGCGGCCGGCGAGAACATCGCCGCCGGACAGCAGACCGTCGAGTCGGTGATGAACTCCTGGCGCAACAGCGCCGGCCATTGCGCCAACCTCATGTCGGCGAACTTCGTGGATGTCGGCGTCGCCTGCCGACCCGCGGCTTCGGCCTCCAACACCTACAGCAAGTACTGGGTGATGGATCTGGGCAAATCGGCGCGCTGA
- the katG gene encoding catalase/peroxidase HPI produces the protein MSGESKCPFSGGTHHHAVAGTKGNRDWWPEQLNLSILSLHSSRTNPMSEDFKYAHEFQTLDLDAVVKDLNALMTDSQDWWPADYGHYGPFFIRMAWHSAGTYRVQDGRGGAGTGAQRFAPLNSWPDNGNLDKARRLLWPIKQKYGRKLSWADLMILAGNVALESMGFKTFGFAGGRADVWEPETDVFWGPETTWLGDERYAGDRDLANPLAAVQMGLIYVNPEGPNGNPDPAASARDIRETFKRMAMNDEETVALVAGGHTFGKAHGAGEAHHVGAMPEGGDIEDQGLGWKNALGEGMGVYTITSGIEGAWTPTPTKWDNSFFETLFGFEWELTKSPAGAHQWTPKGGAGAGTVPDAHDKSRKHAPMMTTADLALRVDPAYEKISRRYKDNPAELADAFARAWYKLTHRDMGPQSRYLGKLVPKEELIWQDPVPKVDHPLVDDKDVTALKAKLLASGLTVQQLVSTAWASASTFRSGDKRGGANGARIRLAPQKEWPVNQPSELEKVLSKLEAVRKEFNGAAAGGKQISLADLIVLGGSAGIEAAAKQGGHDVVVPFTAGRTDASQDQTDVESMGYLEPAADGFRNYIRKDLVKHTAELLIDKAQLLSLSAPELTALVGGLRVLDTNVGHTKHGVLTTRPGTLSNDFFVNLLDMRTKWQKSASDEGVLEGRDRTSGAAKWTATTADLVFGSNSQLRALAEVYASKDGEKVLVGDFVKAWTRVMNLDRYDLI, from the coding sequence ATGTCAGGCGAATCGAAGTGCCCGTTCTCGGGCGGAACCCACCACCACGCGGTGGCCGGCACCAAGGGCAACCGGGACTGGTGGCCCGAACAGCTCAACCTCTCCATCCTCTCGCTGCATTCGTCGCGGACGAATCCGATGAGCGAGGACTTCAAGTACGCGCATGAGTTCCAGACCCTCGACCTCGACGCCGTCGTCAAGGACCTCAACGCGCTGATGACCGACTCCCAGGACTGGTGGCCCGCCGACTACGGCCACTACGGTCCGTTCTTCATCCGCATGGCCTGGCACTCCGCCGGCACCTACCGCGTGCAGGACGGCCGCGGCGGCGCCGGCACCGGCGCGCAGCGCTTCGCGCCGCTCAACAGCTGGCCCGACAACGGCAACCTCGACAAGGCCCGCCGCCTGCTCTGGCCGATCAAGCAGAAGTACGGCCGCAAGCTGTCCTGGGCCGACCTGATGATCCTGGCCGGCAACGTCGCGCTGGAATCGATGGGCTTCAAGACCTTCGGCTTCGCCGGCGGCCGCGCCGACGTCTGGGAACCCGAGACCGACGTCTTCTGGGGACCGGAGACCACCTGGCTCGGCGACGAGCGTTACGCCGGCGATCGCGACCTCGCGAACCCGCTGGCCGCCGTGCAGATGGGCCTCATCTACGTGAACCCGGAAGGCCCGAACGGCAACCCCGATCCGGCCGCGTCGGCGCGCGACATCCGCGAGACCTTCAAGCGCATGGCCATGAACGACGAGGAGACCGTCGCGCTGGTCGCCGGCGGTCACACCTTCGGCAAGGCGCACGGTGCGGGCGAAGCCCACCACGTCGGCGCGATGCCCGAGGGCGGCGACATCGAGGACCAGGGCCTGGGCTGGAAGAACGCGCTCGGCGAAGGCATGGGCGTCTACACGATCACCAGCGGCATCGAAGGCGCCTGGACGCCGACGCCGACGAAGTGGGACAACAGCTTCTTCGAGACGCTGTTCGGCTTCGAGTGGGAGCTGACCAAGAGTCCCGCCGGCGCGCACCAGTGGACGCCCAAGGGCGGCGCGGGCGCCGGCACCGTGCCCGACGCGCACGACAAGTCGCGCAAGCACGCGCCGATGATGACGACGGCCGACCTCGCGCTGCGCGTGGACCCGGCCTACGAGAAGATCTCCCGCCGCTACAAGGACAACCCGGCCGAGCTGGCCGATGCGTTCGCACGCGCCTGGTACAAGCTGACGCACCGCGACATGGGGCCGCAGTCGCGCTATCTCGGCAAGCTGGTGCCCAAGGAAGAACTGATCTGGCAAGACCCGGTACCCAAGGTCGATCATCCGCTGGTCGACGACAAGGACGTCACCGCGCTGAAGGCCAAGCTGCTGGCGAGCGGTCTGACCGTGCAGCAGCTGGTGTCGACGGCCTGGGCCTCGGCCTCGACCTTCCGCAGCGGCGACAAGCGCGGGGGCGCCAACGGCGCGCGGATCCGCCTTGCGCCGCAGAAGGAATGGCCGGTGAACCAGCCCAGCGAGCTCGAGAAGGTGCTGAGCAAGCTGGAAGCGGTGCGCAAGGAGTTCAACGGCGCGGCGGCCGGCGGCAAGCAGATCTCGCTGGCCGACCTGATCGTGCTGGGCGGTTCTGCCGGCATCGAGGCCGCGGCGAAGCAGGGCGGCCATGACGTCGTCGTGCCGTTCACGGCGGGACGCACCGACGCCTCGCAGGACCAGACCGACGTCGAATCGATGGGCTACCTGGAGCCCGCGGCCGACGGCTTCCGGAACTACATCCGCAAGGATCTGGTCAAGCACACGGCGGAGTTGCTGATCGACAAGGCCCAGCTGCTGTCGCTGAGCGCGCCGGAACTGACGGCGCTGGTCGGCGGCCTGCGGGTGCTCGACACCAACGTCGGCCACACGAAGCACGGCGTGCTCACGACGCGGCCGGGGACCCTGAGCAACGACTTCTTCGTCAACCTGCTGGACATGCGGACGAAGTGGCAGAAGTCGGCGAGCGACGAGGGCGTGCTCGAAGGCCGGGACCGTACGTCGGGCGCCGCGAAGTGGACCGCCACGACGGCGGACCTGGTCTTCGGGTCGAACTCGCAACTGCGGGCGCTGGCCGAGGTCTACGCGTCCAAGGACGGCGAGAAGGTGCTCGTCGGCGACTTCGTCAAGGCCTGGACCCGGGTGATGAACCTGGATCGTTACGACCTGATCTGA
- a CDS encoding NYN domain-containing protein — protein sequence MPTAILIDGAFFVKRFRALQPDHAFDADRAADCAFRWALAHLVDRSRGPGKRFKDLFRIYFYDCSPLMKRLQNPISGKGINFATSPEALFRTQLHERLKTKRKMALRLGHLASDSPWTIKPEAIQAMLKRKMKSDDLTESDVVPQLRQKGVDMNIGVDIVTLALRGFVDQIVLVSGDADFVPAAKMARREGIDFILDPMWQPVSANLQEHVDGLRSTARRRARADDEPARSPECALPMAA from the coding sequence ATGCCGACGGCCATCCTCATCGACGGCGCCTTCTTCGTGAAGCGTTTTCGCGCGCTGCAGCCGGACCACGCGTTCGACGCTGATCGTGCGGCCGACTGCGCTTTCAGGTGGGCCCTCGCTCATCTCGTTGACCGGAGTCGGGGGCCGGGAAAGCGCTTCAAGGATCTGTTCCGTATCTATTTCTACGACTGTTCGCCGCTCATGAAGCGGCTTCAGAACCCGATCTCGGGCAAAGGCATCAATTTCGCGACAAGTCCCGAGGCGCTGTTTCGCACGCAGCTGCACGAGCGTCTCAAGACGAAGCGCAAGATGGCATTGCGGTTGGGGCACTTGGCTTCGGACAGTCCGTGGACGATCAAGCCGGAGGCCATCCAGGCCATGCTCAAGCGCAAGATGAAGTCCGACGATCTGACGGAAAGCGACGTGGTCCCCCAGCTTCGTCAGAAGGGCGTAGACATGAACATCGGTGTCGACATCGTGACGCTGGCGTTACGCGGGTTTGTCGACCAGATCGTCCTCGTCTCCGGCGACGCCGACTTTGTCCCCGCCGCCAAGATGGCCCGGCGCGAGGGCATCGACTTCATTCTCGATCCCATGTGGCAACCGGTCTCCGCCAACCTGCAGGAACATGTCGATGGACTTCGTTCAACCGCGCGACGCCGCGCACGCGCGGACGATGAGCCAGCGAGATCTCCGGAATGTGCCCTCCCCATGGCGGCCTGA
- a CDS encoding peroxiredoxin yields the protein MSLRINDIAPNFTAKTTQGEIDFHQWIGDSWAVLFSHPKDFTPVCTTELGYMAKIEPEFTKRNAKLIGLSIDPVESHAKWAADIEETQGSKVNYPMIGDTDLAVAKLYNMLPAEEPGTSDGRTAAANATVRSVFIVGPDKKIKLTLTYPMTTGRNFDEILRVLDSIQLTAKHRVATPVNWKHGDDVIIAGSVSDDEAKTIYPEGWKAPKPYLRIVRQPK from the coding sequence ATGTCTCTGCGCATCAACGACATCGCCCCGAACTTCACCGCCAAGACCACGCAGGGGGAGATCGACTTCCACCAGTGGATCGGCGACAGCTGGGCTGTCCTGTTCTCCCATCCGAAGGACTTCACGCCGGTGTGCACGACCGAACTGGGCTACATGGCCAAGATCGAGCCCGAATTCACCAAGCGCAACGCCAAGCTGATCGGCCTGTCGATCGACCCGGTCGAGAGCCACGCGAAGTGGGCCGCGGACATCGAGGAGACGCAAGGCTCGAAGGTGAACTACCCGATGATCGGCGACACCGACCTGGCCGTGGCCAAGCTCTACAACATGCTGCCGGCCGAGGAGCCGGGCACGTCGGACGGCCGCACGGCGGCGGCGAACGCGACGGTGCGTTCGGTGTTCATCGTCGGCCCGGACAAGAAGATCAAGCTGACGCTGACCTACCCGATGACCACGGGCCGCAACTTCGACGAGATCCTGCGCGTGCTGGACTCCATCCAGCTGACCGCCAAGCACCGCGTCGCGACGCCGGTGAACTGGAAGCACGGCGACGACGTGATCATCGCGGGCTCGGTGTCCGACGATGAAGCCAAGACGATCTATCCGGAAGGCTGGAAGGCTCCGAAGCCCTACCTGCGCATCGTCAGGCAGCCGAAGTGA
- a CDS encoding SDR family oxidoreductase, with product MRVFVTGATGFVGSAVVDELIEAGHQVLGLARSEASAEALVRVGAEVHRGTIDDLDSLRSGAASTDAVIHTAFDHDFSRFAESCRRDSIAIEALGEALTGSTRPLLVTSGLAMAVSGRLGHEGDPCLPVSDGYPRASEPTALVLAARGINAATVRLSPTVHGAGDHGFVPILIDLARRTGRSAYIGDGQIGWSAVHRRDAAGVYRRAIEAPRAGARWHAIAEEHIPFKDIATAIGERLGVPVVSLSQEEAPAHFGWFTKFAGLSFAATSTVTREALGWAPRHPTLAEDLDDAGYFDLASDR from the coding sequence ATGCGCGTTTTCGTCACTGGAGCCACGGGCTTCGTCGGGTCGGCGGTGGTCGATGAATTGATCGAGGCCGGCCATCAGGTGCTGGGTCTGGCGCGGTCGGAGGCCTCCGCAGAGGCGCTGGTCCGGGTCGGCGCCGAGGTGCATCGCGGCACGATCGACGATCTGGACAGCTTGCGCTCGGGCGCGGCGTCGACCGATGCCGTCATCCACACTGCGTTCGATCACGACTTCTCCCGCTTCGCCGAGAGCTGCCGCCGCGACAGCATCGCCATCGAGGCGCTGGGCGAAGCGCTCACCGGATCGACGCGGCCACTGCTGGTGACGTCGGGGCTGGCGATGGCGGTATCGGGCCGGCTAGGTCACGAAGGCGATCCGTGCCTTCCGGTGTCCGACGGCTATCCGCGCGCGTCAGAGCCGACGGCGCTGGTGCTCGCCGCGCGCGGCATCAACGCGGCGACCGTGCGTCTCTCGCCGACGGTGCACGGCGCGGGCGACCATGGCTTCGTGCCCATCCTCATCGACCTCGCGCGGCGCACGGGCAGGTCGGCCTACATCGGCGACGGGCAGATCGGGTGGAGCGCGGTGCATCGGCGCGATGCGGCGGGGGTGTACCGCCGGGCGATCGAAGCGCCGCGGGCCGGTGCGCGCTGGCACGCCATCGCGGAGGAGCACATCCCGTTCAAGGACATCGCCACGGCGATCGGCGAGCGGCTGGGTGTGCCGGTCGTGAGCCTGTCGCAGGAGGAGGCGCCGGCGCACTTCGGCTGGTTCACGAAGTTTGCCGGCTTGAGCTTCGCGGCGACGAGCACCGTCACGCGCGAGGCGCTGGGCTGGGCGCCGAGACATCCGACGCTGGCGGAGGATCTGGACGACGCGGGCTATTTCGACTTGGCGTCGGACCGGTGA
- a CDS encoding helix-turn-helix transcriptional regulator has translation MGSAPIAKDNPLGAYLRDRRERLDPAAFGLPMTRRRTPGLRREEVAQRAHVSPTWYTWLEQGRGGAPSEVVLERIATALLLTDVEREHLFQLAFGRAPEVRAPEAVGITPRLQRVLDALTLSPAIVKTTLWDVVGWNRAATAVLTDYSALPPEKRNIVKLFFSNPRVRAAQDDWESVARFVVAAFRADSARVADTAKVEALVREVSALSPEFETFWREHDVQAFGEGVKRLRHPVAGLIAFEYSAFSVDQRPDLGIVVYQPATRDDEDSVRRLLDLQELGAT, from the coding sequence GTGGGGTCCGCGCCAATCGCGAAGGACAACCCGCTCGGCGCCTACCTGCGTGATCGCCGCGAGCGCCTCGACCCCGCGGCATTCGGCCTGCCGATGACGCGCCGGCGCACGCCCGGCCTGCGCCGCGAGGAAGTCGCGCAACGCGCCCACGTGAGCCCGACCTGGTACACGTGGCTGGAGCAGGGCCGCGGCGGTGCGCCGTCGGAGGTCGTGCTCGAACGCATCGCCACCGCGCTGCTGCTCACGGACGTCGAGCGCGAGCATCTCTTCCAGCTCGCCTTCGGGCGCGCGCCCGAGGTCCGCGCGCCGGAAGCCGTCGGCATCACGCCGCGGCTGCAGCGCGTGCTGGACGCGCTCACGCTGAGCCCGGCGATCGTGAAGACGACGCTGTGGGACGTCGTCGGGTGGAATCGCGCGGCGACCGCCGTGCTCACCGACTACAGCGCCTTGCCGCCTGAGAAGCGCAACATCGTGAAGCTGTTCTTCTCCAACCCGCGCGTGCGGGCGGCGCAGGACGACTGGGAAAGCGTCGCGCGCTTTGTCGTGGCCGCGTTCCGCGCGGACTCGGCGCGCGTCGCCGACACGGCCAAGGTCGAGGCGCTGGTGCGCGAGGTCAGCGCGCTCAGCCCCGAGTTCGAGACGTTCTGGCGCGAGCACGACGTGCAGGCCTTCGGCGAAGGCGTGAAGCGGCTGCGGCATCCGGTCGCCGGTCTGATCGCCTTCGAGTACTCGGCGTTCTCCGTCGACCAGCGGCCGGACCTGGGCATCGTGGTCTACCAACCGGCGACGCGCGACGACGAAGACAGCGTGCGCAGGTTGTTGGATCTCCAGGAGCTCGGCGCGACCTGA
- a CDS encoding LysR family transcriptional regulator, protein MADQKRTGFRGGLDWEDLRVFLALGRHGSLSAAARALTVNHATISRRIQALEDSLGEKLVDRRPDGYVLTAAGRRALAAASDMESAAQSLARAGDGGDGAVRGLVRVNAPPALAQGFLIDRMARLAVLHPGLDVDLATDLRAVSLDRHKADIAVRLTRPKDGDFILKPLGTMGFGFYGTPAICDAIEAGADPVFVGFDEESADMPDASWLAQRFPRARVAFRANNHMSQAIAARTGAGLAVLPLYIGRQVPGLRACALEPVRDPREMWLLIRGQDRKDRAIRTVADHLQRVFEDERGLFLT, encoded by the coding sequence ATGGCTGATCAAAAACGCACAGGGTTCCGCGGGGGCCTCGACTGGGAGGATCTGCGGGTGTTCCTCGCGCTCGGGCGGCACGGCAGCCTGTCGGCGGCGGCGCGGGCGCTGACGGTCAATCACGCGACGATCTCGCGGCGCATCCAGGCCTTGGAGGACAGCCTCGGCGAGAAGCTCGTCGACCGCCGGCCCGACGGCTATGTGCTGACGGCGGCGGGACGGCGCGCGCTCGCGGCGGCGAGCGACATGGAGTCCGCGGCGCAGTCCCTCGCGCGCGCGGGCGATGGCGGCGACGGCGCGGTGCGCGGCCTGGTGCGGGTGAACGCGCCGCCCGCGTTGGCGCAGGGCTTCCTGATCGATCGGATGGCGCGGCTGGCGGTGCTGCATCCGGGGCTGGATGTCGACCTCGCGACGGACCTGCGGGCGGTGAGCCTCGATCGGCACAAGGCGGACATCGCGGTGCGCCTCACGCGACCGAAGGACGGCGACTTCATCTTGAAGCCGCTGGGCACGATGGGCTTCGGCTTCTACGGCACGCCGGCGATCTGCGATGCCATCGAGGCTGGTGCGGATCCGGTGTTCGTCGGCTTCGACGAGGAGAGCGCCGACATGCCCGATGCGTCGTGGCTGGCGCAGCGCTTCCCGCGCGCGCGGGTGGCGTTCCGCGCCAACAACCACATGTCGCAAGCGATCGCGGCGAGGACCGGCGCGGGTCTCGCGGTGCTGCCGCTTTACATCGGACGGCAGGTGCCGGGGCTGCGCGCGTGCGCGCTGGAGCCGGTGCGCGATCCGCGCGAGATGTGGCTGCTGATCCGCGGTCAGGACCGGAAGGACCGGGCGATCCGCACGGTGGCGGATCATCTGCAGCGGGTGTTCGAGGACGAGCGGGGGCTCTTCCTGACCTGA
- a CDS encoding SDR family NAD(P)-dependent oxidoreductase has protein sequence MSTTSHTSARNVAIVTGASQGIGAALVAAYRAQGYAVVANSRHIQQGEDADVVAVPGHIGDRLVAQRVVQTALDRFGRIDTLINNAGIFIAKPFTEYTPQDFQDAFAVNVAGFFHVTQLALPQMLQQKSGHVVTITTTLVDQPIAAVPTGLAGLTKGGLDAVTRSLAIEYAKTGVRVNAVRPGVIKTPMHAPETHDFLAALHPMGRMGEIGDIVDAVLYLERAGFVTGELLNVDGGQHAGR, from the coding sequence ATGTCCACGACTTCCCACACGTCCGCCCGGAACGTCGCCATCGTCACTGGCGCTTCGCAAGGCATAGGCGCGGCGCTCGTCGCCGCGTATCGCGCACAGGGCTACGCCGTCGTCGCCAACTCGCGCCACATCCAGCAGGGCGAGGATGCCGACGTCGTCGCCGTGCCGGGCCACATCGGCGACCGCCTTGTCGCGCAACGCGTGGTGCAGACGGCGCTCGACCGATTCGGTCGCATCGACACTTTGATCAACAACGCCGGCATCTTCATCGCCAAGCCCTTCACCGAGTACACGCCGCAGGACTTCCAGGATGCGTTCGCGGTCAACGTCGCCGGCTTCTTCCACGTCACGCAGCTGGCGTTGCCGCAGATGCTGCAGCAGAAGAGCGGTCACGTCGTGACCATCACCACCACGCTGGTCGATCAGCCGATCGCCGCCGTGCCGACGGGTCTCGCCGGCCTGACCAAGGGCGGTCTGGACGCGGTGACGCGATCGCTCGCGATCGAGTACGCCAAGACCGGCGTGCGCGTGAACGCCGTGCGTCCCGGTGTGATCAAGACGCCGATGCATGCGCCGGAGACGCACGACTTCCTCGCCGCGCTGCATCCGATGGGCCGCATGGGCGAGATCGGCGACATCGTCGACGCCGTGCTGTACCTGGAACGCGCCGGCTTCGTGACCGGCGAGCTGCTCAACGTCGACGGCGGCCAGCACGCCGGCCGCTGA
- a CDS encoding 4-oxalocrotonate tautomerase family protein, whose amino-acid sequence MPYVNIKVTREGTAPGASATTPEQKAALIQGVSDLLFEVMGKPHHMTFVVIDEVELENWGVGGLPTTEFRRRQAGTPG is encoded by the coding sequence ATGCCGTACGTCAACATCAAGGTGACCCGCGAGGGCACCGCCCCCGGCGCCAGCGCCACCACGCCCGAGCAGAAGGCGGCCCTGATCCAAGGCGTCAGCGATCTGCTGTTCGAGGTGATGGGCAAGCCGCATCACATGACCTTCGTCGTCATCGACGAGGTCGAGCTGGAGAACTGGGGCGTCGGCGGCCTGCCGACGACGGAATTCCGCCGCCGACAGGCCGGGACGCCGGGCTAG
- a CDS encoding YitT family protein, with protein sequence MSATPDDTTPPAPPDVTAPLADLAIRSHTAFEDAQAIFTGTLFVSLALILFAQVGLLTGGTAGAAFVLHYATGVSLGKLFFLINLPFYWFAWTRMGREFTIKTFLSIALLSVLTEFSPKLFAIDRIHPAYAAILGGALLGSGCLFLARHRASLGGATIVSLYLQKAKGWRAGKVQMAMDCAIVLLALTVVDVERVAYSVLAAVVMNLFIAVNHKPGRYAVL encoded by the coding sequence ATGAGCGCCACACCTGACGACACCACACCGCCGGCTCCCCCAGACGTGACGGCGCCGCTCGCCGACCTGGCGATCCGCTCCCACACGGCCTTCGAGGACGCGCAGGCGATCTTCACCGGGACGCTGTTCGTGTCGCTGGCGCTGATCCTGTTCGCGCAGGTCGGGCTGCTGACCGGGGGCACGGCGGGCGCGGCCTTCGTGCTGCACTACGCGACGGGCGTCAGCCTGGGCAAGCTGTTCTTCCTGATCAACCTGCCGTTCTACTGGTTCGCGTGGACGCGCATGGGCCGCGAGTTCACGATCAAGACCTTCCTCTCGATTGCGCTGCTCTCGGTGCTGACCGAGTTCTCGCCCAAGCTCTTCGCCATCGACCGCATCCACCCGGCCTACGCCGCGATCCTCGGCGGGGCGCTGCTGGGCTCGGGCTGCCTGTTCCTGGCGCGGCATCGCGCCAGCCTCGGCGGCGCGACCATCGTGTCGCTCTACCTGCAGAAGGCCAAGGGCTGGCGCGCCGGCAAGGTGCAGATGGCGATGGACTGCGCGATCGTGCTGCTCGCGCTCACCGTCGTGGACGTGGAGCGGGTGGCGTACTCGGTGCTCGCCGCGGTGGTGATGAATCTCTTCATCGCGGTGAACCACAAGCCCGGCCGCTATGCCGTGCTGTGA